The stretch of DNA tcctggcggcttctcgtaactggtaaggcaccatcttaactctctgttcatttgtacaatcaagtaaatcgaacaagatttctatatcatcaaaccagttctgacaatctttgGATGTCTCGGAaccattcagaatcggcggctgtaacaactgaaattctttcatcttttattctaactgagtttctgatacatctctctgttcagacgaagtactgcccttttctggaaCTCTTCGAGgtggtatatctgataatcaaacagattagtacataatctatacaatctgtctcagccctcctctgatcatatacctctgattcagactcggttctgatccaggcttagtaattacatgctgcaatcaactcagatacaaacaacatgtaatagggaaaacagtaaatcatgctagcacccataatgtaattcaacattataataactctcatgctagcaatcacatgcaaggaagaaagttcaatctaccccgctcattctctattatctcagtctaaaagatctatcaactctgactatctcaatctaaaggatctatcgctctgataccgcctgttgtggggacccggacgctaatcaagttcttaatcataattgggactaattaatcaattaaaaacagggtctaaatttttttctcttttaaaatacacgtgcggaacgtagtgaaatcaaactcatatacatatcagtataaaatacaatacaagtcatgtactgcatgcattcaaaataaactaaggtttaacaactaatgtcaagtgtccaaccctatctctaatccaagtccggagcctccactctaatcacgatctttcctcatctcctggaccctgatcctgtcccacctgttgtcatgtacacatacagacaagacaacagccggataattccggtgagaatataatcccagtataaatcaacgaaacatgcaatcatataaaacaatataaaacatgtaatcaggtaacagatatatgtatcaaaatctgaaacataatcaatatcaatctgtcgacatgattctataattcagactagactcaatcctagtctagggatcccggtttccagacattggcattccatatcgaacaacagtaatagaaaagactccagttctatccacgtcgatatagtatcgatcatcagtaatagagaagctctggttctatccacatcagtatagtatcgatcaccagtaatagaagaaactccgattctatccacatcgatataacatcgatcaacagtaatagaagaagttataattctatccacatcgatacaatactgatcaccagtaatagaatgagctataattctatccacatcgatagccaattatccagtagcagactatggcacttccgccaacacaatatctcatgacatcgtgcaatgtgcccgtggtgatcccaccactatcaggcacttctgtcacaagataaatcgtctaatacctgtcatctaaaatcaagagaacaagtatattattCAAtccatgcaaatatcaatgcaataaagtaaagtatgtgatttagggaaactcaagtctaatccgactcaagtcgatctcccaataccacattgacttatacctttgccgtcccggtctgacgaagacgaagtctcgaagtcaaatctgtccatgtcaatctgataatgacaaatcacagaaatacaatatcagtatatatctcagttcagaatctgttctgatcaatactcaaatcggtatacaatctgatcagaATCAACAGTATAACCaagaatctcaatcaatatcatatctgatcaatctaaatcaatactgaatctgatcaatctaaatcaactgatgtttcgacggcataacaatacaatctgaataaccccgtcaatctgtacatcacaaatataattctagaacccataatctgtgtcaatacaattcataatctgaatactaacacaattctgatgtagaatctcagtcaatatctttcaaaaatcataacaactacagaaacagtctgttctttaatctgtcttaattctacaatgtctatggttgtagaaacaccatatctgaatcacatgcaattctagcaacatcatattctcaaaacatctcaaaacgtaacaaaacttacgtccttgtgtagctcttggtgagaggagctcaaaaccgaaatcagatttaaattctgatagacggatccttcgtaaatcaaattctaaactTAAGAAATAAGATTCTCTCTCCAAGCTATCGATTCTTTCTGAATAATGAATGAGGAACAagtgttatatgtatatatatatcttgcatgaaaACCAAAACGTGGCTTCATTCTTTGttctgcacgtcgcaccgcgggtgcgctccatgcTCTGATCCCTATCCATTTTGCAGaagcttagaccgcgggtgcgctcatgttctgtaccgcgggtgcggtatctgcaccgcgggtgcactctggctagcaccgcgggtgcggtgatgcttcggaatttcttgcaaaaatccaccattgcatgaccgcgggtgcactcctgttctgggcgcgggtgcggtcttgcaaaccctattttctcatgtcttttcttccctcattgcatatcatgcgttctcatatcttccgagtctcacgttaatgaagactaataatcttggtttatcaattctatacttcttgggcattacatttctccccctcttagatctgagttcgtcctcgaactcacaacacTCAATTCAaagatatcagaagaaatgtatcacAGAGTTTAAACTAAACTCCCATATctaattccagtctggaataagaattcgttAAGTGTCATGTCATAACacttcttcaattcttctgacagaatcagtctcgcattactggctatacacgtctgtataaaccaatctacagctcatcacctatcagtaccatctgctgttatcaaatctgtttcttCCCAACAAAGGCATCTACCTTCtttagcttcaaataccaatcgtcatcatccgacattgggtTCTTAAATCCATAAAAACCCTTCGTCTTTACTTTTTGCGTTCGCTACTTTTTTAACTGTTTTTTGTTAACAAGTCACACAACCAGTTGAAGCTAGCATTAGAAATTGTTAACCGTTTTCCACACTTCTCAAGTTGTTCATATTTCTAATCGTTCAAGAAAACTTTCAACCGCCTAAACACGTTTGAAAACCAAttttaaatagaaaatatttttaaagagtttattcacctccTCTGAACTTTTTCCCGATCCTAACAGTAATAGTTCACgtgttatttaaatttatattttgccGAAACATTTTTGTTAATGTATgaaaattgttgtttattttttattgaaatAATAAGATTATCAAATTACCCTCAACTGGCATTGAAAAGTGGTTATGGGGATGTAAATGAAGTAAATTCAAGGATTAGGGGtgaattcaaaatttgaagTCTTTCAACTATATATAGATACAAATTCAGATATTTAAagcaaacttaaaatatttctttCAACTATATATAGTGAAAAACTATTGTCGTTGATATATTGTTGAACCggttttttcttgtagtgaaatATAATAAATCATCTGAAATACTAATAACCGAATTTTAAATATGATACTATTAAGATTTAAGAgcacatatttacaataaaattatCTGAATGAAACCAAATAAGGTATTACAACAAGCGCTAATTATTTAGCCTACAAACGTTTGAATTCTATaaactaaatttaaatatagtTATACTAAAAGCGCAGATTATTTAACCGACGAATATATAAATTATACAACTGAAATTAAAAAACGCTACCACTAAAACACGCGAATTATTTAGCCAATGAACATTTGAATTAtatcaataaattcaaatgcaaTACTACTAAAATAGCATATTTTTTATCCAACGaacatttaaattatatatatagaagCTCATATTATTTACTCAAGGAACATTTAAATTATACTACTGAAATTCAAATGTAGTACTACTAAAAGAGCAGATTTTTTACccaaaaaacatttaaattatatatcCGATATTTAAATACGATACCACTAAAAAAGCGCGGATTATTTATTCAACGAACATTCAAATTATAACTGAAATTCAAATACGATATTGCGCGCATATTTTTTATACAGCGAAAAATTTAACTTATATAGCTGAAATTTAAGAAGGATGCCACTAAAGACGCGAATTACTTCAACAAACAAACCAAATAACATGCATAAATTATCTAAGCGactcaaatttaaatatgacaccactaaaaaaatcaaaataaacgaACATTTAAATTATATAGGTAGGCAATATATTAGCATTGCCAACTGAAATTTCATAATTATGTAATGCATGAAATGTGAAAACATCACGAGTATAACTTTAATATCTTGgaaataatcacaaaatttaAGAAAAAAGTCATTTCAATATATttgcaagatttgaatatatttAATGTATAGGGCTGAGTATGAATTACGAGTTCATTGGATTTACACCATTTAGTAAAAAAGATTAGCGAGAATCTGGTAAAAGAGACAAAAATGGATGCTGCTGATGTAAAAAGGTGCGAAACATTAATGAGGATTAAGGGCATCATTCATGTAATCTTGCCATCTGGTTTACAAAATTCACTGGCAAAATTATGTTTGGATGAACTTTAACAAAAAGTTGGTAGCCCGATGGCCTATATAAGACGAGCTCTGGTGTGCGAAAGAGTATAAAACGTGAGTGAGTGTGCATGGTGTTTTGTGAGCGGAGAAAAACATGAATGGAGTGTAGCCCTCTTCGATTCACATGGTTTTGTTAGTGCCCTTTTTGCTGGTAAGTCTGAATCTTGTGTTTTGTTTGATGATTCGAAATTCATTCGAAGTTCAAGCAAGAATTTACTTGCTCTTCATCTTTGGAGCAGTTTTTTAATTCAAACATGAATGGAATGTAGCCCTTTTCGATTCACATGGTTTTGTGAGTGCCCTTTTTGCTGGTAAGTCTGAATCTTTTGTCTTGTTTGATGATTCAAAATTCATTCAAAGTTCAAGCAAGAATTTACTTGCTCTTCATCTTTGGAGCAGTTTTTTAATTCCCTTTTGgattgagattttttttttttggtacatTGGGCATACGCCTCTCCCGCAAATGGGAAAGGTCATGACATCAACTCGAGAGGGTTTTGGCCTTTTCGGATGAgattttagtgttggttttttCTGTTTGTGATTTGTTGGTATGGAATGGGCATGTTTTAGATTTCAATCAGAATGAATATTCTATGTTTTTCTTTCCTCTTGTTTTAATCTTATTATTCAAGTGGTTTTTATGCAGGAAAAAACCTTAATTTTTTGCTTTTTGCCGAAGGTTCCCAGGTTTCAGCATTTTTTttccttgaatttttattggAATTTACATAGGGTTAATGATGTTTTCAAATGAACTTCTCTTTTTGTGTTTTTTATCATCGATCAGGAGTTCATGATAGACTAGTGATTTTcgtttataaaataattttatgcaGTCTTAAGTATTTTTTCTGTTATGGTAGGACACTGATATCACACAGACGATTGCACCAACAGGTTTGAATTGTTTGAGATTACAAAACCTATTTTCCGCGCCGTCGTTTAAGACTCATGGGTGGCAACGAGTGTGGTGAAGATAGCAGTGGAGGCTTATTGACAACCAATATTGATAAAGAAAGTGGTAGCGAGAGAGAGATTTTATCTGATGCAGTGATAGAAACTCCGGTCGATGAATCTGCCACACCTCTGAATGAATTTCATGGCCACAAGGCGCTGACTTTGGACGCTTTAAGTGTGGAGAAGGTTGTCGAGGAAGAGGAAGATGATGATTTACCCGAATATGACTGGGAAGAACATAGGGCCCTTCATCTTGAGGGGCTCTTGACCAGTAATATGCTTGCGATTTTTGAAACCGCAATTAAAAAGGTTGTTGAATGTGGATATAGCGAGGTAGCTGCCGGCTGGGCGGTTCTAAATTCCGGCCTAAGTCGTGGAAGTAAAGATGTACTGTCGAACATTGTGGATGGTGCTTTGAATTTACTTAAGACAGAAAAGGAGTGCAACATACCAAAGAAGCCTGTATCTGATGGGTTAAAGAGCTTGGTAGAGTACTTTGTACTCGAGATGACCAATGTGATCCTTGAGGCAAGGCCGGAGTTAACAATCAAAGAAGCAATGCTGTGTCTGCTGAGGAGTGATATGAATCTGTCGAGGGCGTGTTTGGCGGAGGAAGGAGCTTCGCAAACCAGTCATTCAGCTAATCAGAATACGGGAAATAAACCAATGCCTGATTCTACAAGTTCATGCCCCGACATCCCCATTCCCAGGCCTCCTCTCCATCCACCAAATTGCACCACCTATCCAGGGAAAAAAGTTTCTATTTCCGTCGAGGAAATGAGGGACCAGTTATGCCTCGCTAGAGATCATGTTCGGGCCTCAGCACCAGCAGGAGTACTCATGAATGAGAAATCCGGGGGGGTCGGTAAAAAGGCTAAGTCTAAGAAAGATAAGTCCCGGCGAAAAGCACTTCAATTGGAGAAACATCAAAAGGATCATGCTTCACAAGACGCTTACAAAGCAAAGTTTACTGCCTTGGGGAATATGGTGCTGGAGAAATCACTAAAGTCGCAATCTAATTTGCTGACGAAGATCGCTGAGGCAAACTTATCCAAACCTGATGTATCTGCTCCTGCCTTGCCTGTTAAAGTAATGGTTTCTGCCTCAGTTGAAGCAAAATCCAATTTTCCTCGAGATCCTCGTTTGAAGGCTAAGACCCATGTTTCTGAAACTTTGAAGGACACTGATTATTACGCTGGGATCCCGTATGATGAAACTCTTCAGAAGCACATCCCACAAGATGAGAAAGACGGAGACATCCTGACACTAATGCCTCGTAAGCAAGAACTAGAGAAAATGCTCCAATACTGGGCAGATTGGGCGAAGGAGAAAGTTATGCAGGCTACTAAAAGACTTACCCAAGATCAGGGGGAGTTGAAAAAGTTGAGGCAAGAGAAAGAGGAGGGGGCAAAGTTTATTAAGGAGAAGCAAATCATGGAGGATAGTACCAATAAGAGAATCTTTGAAATGGAAACTGCGTTGTCCAATGCCGTCAACCAGATCGAGGTGGCTAACTCCTACTTTCACAAGCTTCAAGAGGAGAATTCTATGTTGAGGAAGAAGATGGGTGTTTCCAATCTGCGGGCAACACAGTCTTACCAATATTTGGAGGATTGTATTGAGAGGGAGCAGGACGCGATAAGGAAATGTCAGTCGTTGGATGCCGAAAAAGGTTTATGCCTGGATCAATTGGCTAGTGCAAAAAATGAAGTAGCTGAGTTAAACAATCGGctagaaaagatgaaagaacgCCAAGATCGGTTCCAGGTATGCTTATTCTTATATTGGTGGCAAAAAGATAGTTTAACCTTTGTATCATATGTTTATCGTATATGTAAGTCGAATCTTTTTGTGATGATCTGTTATAGGTACTGTTGAGGCAAGAGGAGAGGGAGAAACTCAAGGCCATCGCGAATTACACATACCTTAAATCCAAAAGAGAGGAAGATGAAGCTTTGGCCATAGCTGAGGCAGAAAGCCTAACACAAATGGCCGAGATGAACATTCACAAAACCAAAGAAGATATCAAGAATCTTGAGAATATGATCTCCGAATTGAGATTGAAAGCCGAAAGATCGAAAATAGCAGCTCTTAACATCGGATATGGTTCCTGTTCGAGCAGCAGCGATGACTTCTTCACATTCCGTGCGTTGCAGCAATCGAAAACCACCAAGAACTTGCTCGTGTTGCCGAATAAATTTGGGAGCGGACGTGCGAGGGAATGCGTTATGTGCATGAATGAAGAGATATCGGTGGTGTTCTTGCCTTGTGCTCATCAGGTTCTTTGCGTGGAATGCAACATCATCCATGAAAAGCAAGGGATGAATGGCTGCCCTTCATGCAGAACAACAATTGCGAAGCGAATTCCTGTTAAATTTCGTCAGGTTTAATGTAATCTTCGAGGGTTTTATGAACAGTAGCTAGGGATGCGAAAGGCTTGAATTTGGTTTGCTGCGATTTATTACAGCTATGCATGTAATTTTGAGATAATTGAATCTTTCTTTTAACCAATTAATTCCAATTGCGAAGATCGAATTTCCTTTGATTTCTTCTTTGGCCAAACTCACATATTCATCGTAAAACTATACGTAAAAATTTACGTGCGTGGGGTGTATTCTTGCAGAGATTCTTCCAAATTAAATTCGATGGAAAGTGAGAAGCAATTGAAAAACAAGAAATTACAATGTGTCATttgaatttttactttttacagCAATAGTAGGACTAGGGCTAAATGTATACATATTTGAGTAGGCCTcttgtgagattgtctcacgaatatttatttgtgagacacgtctatcctatcgatattcaaaataaaaaataatattttttatggatgatccaaataagggatccatctcacaaaatacgacccgtgagaccgtctcatacaagtttttgcctacatattttgttatttaatcAATATTATTTGGTAATTAGATACTTGTTctctttaattataatatactAGTAAtcctttgtgtgtgtgtgtgtgtgtgttttttttttttccccaaaaaaaacaaaatcttaTCTGTGTTGCATGCACATagattcatttttttttctttacgaATAACATATTTTTGGAGTTAATAAAatggtttttttattttaaaaaataagagtTAACATATATATCTCATTAAAAGAACATTCGAAGCAATAGTACCGtgaaataaaatcaattattagtcatcattaaataaaaaattggaaGGATCGAAGTATTATTTATGGTTTAATTTAGCCTAAAAGAAATTCATTATGCATGAATTAAACCATACCCAATTAACTGTAATCCTAACTCGTACTTTAAAAGAGATAATTAGTTCCCCTAAAATAtcacaaattattatttttatttcattaacTACCCACCAAATAACATTTATAATAAATCACAACCCACTAACGTCGGCTTATATATATAgttaacaatatatatatatataaataaatatatatataattaacaatatatacatacatacatatatatatgtgaaattgttaattatatatatatatatatatatatatatatatatatatctatcatTTATGTACTCCGAAATTGTTATTAATtacaaaccaaaaaaaaaaaaaatagaaagaaagaaaaaacttTTGGATCCATGAGAACTTCCTTTTTAGACATCAAAAACAGAGATGTTAATGAGGCGGATATGGAGCGGGTTTGGCTAAACCCAAGATCCTCTCCATGAAAAAAACTTTGACCCATTACCTGCCTCACCCCAGTTAAATATTTTTCGGACCCACCCCACCTCGAAT from Primulina eburnea isolate SZY01 chromosome 6, ASM2296580v1, whole genome shotgun sequence encodes:
- the LOC140833300 gene encoding putative E3 ubiquitin-protein ligase RF298; protein product: MQATKRLTQDQGELKKLRQEKEEGAKFIKEKQIMEDSTNKRIFEMETALSNAVNQIEVANSYFHKLQEENSMLRKKMGVSNLRATQSYQYLEDCIEREQDAIRKCQSLDAEKGLCLDQLASAKNEVAELNNRLEKMKERQDRFQVLLRQEEREKLKAIANYTYLKSKREEDEALAIAEAESLTQMAEMNIHKTKEDIKNLENMISELRLKAERSKIAALNIGYGSCSSSSDDFFTFRALQQSKTTKNLLVLPNKFGSGRARECVMCMNEEISVVFLPCAHQVLCVECNIIHEKQGMNGCPSCRTTIAKRIPVKFRQV